In the Populus nigra chromosome 2, ddPopNigr1.1, whole genome shotgun sequence genome, TGGAGCATACCAAACCTTGGTCCAAGCAACTAGTGGCTATGCTAACCATATCTCAAAGTtcaattgatcataaaccactATAAGGCGTGCTGATTGTATTTTCCATGGCTTGATAATTACACTGTTCCATGCATGATGACAGCTCTAACAGTACATCGTCATCTTAAACACAAACCTTTTGCACCCCCCCTTTGAGAAGCTCTAGCAAGAACAAATTCGATTCAAGCAATACATGCATCATAATCTAGTTCAGGACATGTTAATTTCCGGAGTTGTTCGTCAATTCGATGCCACAAGTTTTTCATAACATTTCGCAAACTTACCATAGATATCATAGATTCTGTATAACATATTTGACTCTTTGTTATAGAAGCTAAAGCTTCATAATGTGATAGATTAGGAAATATTGAATTCCACTTCAACGTGATCATCACTACAGCAAAACATACGGGGAATAAAGTGCAACTTTTCCCTACTCGTAGTAATTGACATGCAAGAAAAAGAGGATagattaactcttttttttttgttaagacaTACGAGGAATTTCCAAGTAAAATGCTCACTCTGGTTATTCTTTTCCTCCCTCCTCTCAAAATATTCTTCTTTGCATCTGTCATCAGCCTTTATTTATAAGAACTACGCAATGACATCattgtaattatatattaatgcgGGAATTACATTAGTTGTCTATGATAGCATGACAGTACACAAACATGATCGCTCTGTTTTATATGACTAAATTTCTGTCAACTGTCTGTAATCTCTGCATTGAACAAGAAATGCATAAAATATACAGGCGAGCTATGATAACTATACTTGACAGGCATTATATGCTCATGCCAGTATTTCCTCATTAAAACTGAAAACCATTATAATTTTCTGCTACTACAAGGCAGCAGATAAAAAGCAGGCAACTAACCAGTGAAATATTGATACTTACCACGCGGACACGGTGAACCTTCAAGCAACAGGAACTTTGCAGCAAATCTCAAAGATATCATCTAACGGGGCATGATCTCCTGTCCCTTCATCTTTCCTGGCATACAGTAACTGCTTCCCTTTGAAAACAAACATTCCTCCctgagaaaaacaaaacagaacttGATTGAATGATAGCAAGGGGAGATAGTTTTGCAGATGAACTATTCATAAACAGCACAGTACTGGGATTGGCAAATATCTTTGCAGCATGTCTATATTGCTACTTGATTTTTCTGATTACATGCTTAAATCAACCAAGGTCAAGCTTCCTGAGTTTCTGATTGGATTTGGACACCTGTATTTTTAAGGCTAACAATTCTTTTACGAGTCCTTTGTAAAACTTCATCTTCCTGTTTCTTGaaccaaataatcaaaagaTATTTTAGCAGCGATAATGGAACACAAAAGAAGTATAAGCTTCACTACTTATTAAACTGTAAGGGCCATCAAGCAACCTTTAGAATTATGGAGGGATGGTTGATCACAGTAAAACTTTATGAACTTAGAGAATACATTACTCTACTCTGAACCAAGCAAGCTTGAACACCAACAGCTTGACAGTACTGATTGGGTTGGCTTGTTTGCAACTCTATCAAGGGAAGACCAGTGACAAGACCTACAGGTAATCTATAGATAAAAATTCTTCATCACTGGATAGCAGACAGGAATAAATCAAACCTGTTGCAGTACACCACTTCTATCATCTGGGGTGGCTTCGATGGTGTAATTTTTCACAGCTTTTTGCAGAGCATCAAATCTTGAAAAAACCTTAGCCTGTAACAAAAACGTGAAAAATGATGCCTGTTGCAAATAAAGACATGCTCCAAGCAGACTTCTACAGAAAGCATAAAAAAGGAAGCTTACACTAGCTGGATTGAAGAATGTTCGTCCAAGACCATAGTATAAGCCCAAGACATCATAAGCCTAAAATACAGTGCGTCTTTCAGTGCCTGCCATAGTAAACTAAGAAATACAAGTGGATGTAAGacttgaatatatattattaccTTGCGCTCAGGATCAGCATAAAGGCAATCCATTGGAAATGGTAACTGATCAtgcaacatcaacaagacaTTGATCAGTTACAGCAATGCCCCAGAGAAAAACAGCCCGTGggttacaaaaacaacaaaagaaagaaatacagTGATGGCTTGGAATTTCCTGAAAAAATGGTCGATGATGGAAATTATTCAACACTCCAGCAGTATACTAACAACCTCTCACATGCAAGTGGGACCCATTAGTATGTGAGGGAGAAGGAGTATCTCCTGTTGTACTGAATAATTGCTCATTGACGATATATATATGGTACAGTGGTACAGGAAAGCAAGCATCTCCAACCTTAGGAAAGATGGTTACAGAAGATGCTTTGCTGCAAATTTTGAGCAGAAAGCAATACGCCAAATCAAAAGACAAAAGTTCACGAATGGAAACTTGGATGTAACACACAAAAACACACAAGTGATTCCAACAACAAGGCACTgcaatatagaaagaaaaagaaaaaaacagaaaagaacgATTATTGAATTGAAGGTAGGTTTATAAATATGTCCGCGCATGCCCaggtttccttttccttttctgtgtTACGATTTTTGCAACTGTTGCACGAAAAAAACACGAAACAAAACAGCACCACCCTAAATTGAGCCGCTCACCTTGAACTTAACTTGttagagaaagaaaggaaagcaaGAATGAGTGTCCAAGGATCCATTACAATAATTTTCaatctttatttaataaaatgtcaCCAGCTTAATGATTGATGGCTGCCAAACTATCCATATTCCAGCTtgtaaaacataaacaaaacaaaatggataATTCAAGAACCACTACATACCCTTTCAGCCAGCAAACGAGCTTTATCAGGAGTACCGATACCAATTGCAATTAGCTTGACCCCGGATGAATCGAATTTTTCTTTCGATTCCTTTAATGACGAAGCAAGTTCCCAACTTTATCATCATGATCAAAAaccaagcacaacaaaaaaatatgttaataaaaagtTAACATTTTTTCAAGACAAGGTAACATCATTACATGACTAACCAGCAAGGACATCCAAAGTGTCTCAAAAGGGCAACAACAGCAATTCCCTACATAGTTAACCAACAAATTATTGAGTTAAAcattaaaagtaaaatgttACACACAGTTGCAACATTAGATTAAGAGAAACTAGTAAAACCTCGTTTTGGTCCCAGAGATCCTTAAACATGACAGGTTGACCAGCAGTGGTAAAAATGCTAACATCACTTAGGACTGCACCTATGTCTGCTGAGAAACTGGATGCAGAGGCCCCCATGATGAGACGTGAGGGTTTCTTAGCACTGCGGGTAGTGATAAGAGTAAGGGGTGTTCTTTTGGGAGAGAAAGTAGGGGTGGTTGTTACTGAGAGAAATTGGGCATATTTTGCAGAGGAAAGACAGGTAGGTGATGGTACTTGCAGCAGTGCTATTGGAGATATCATCGCCATGATGATGCTGCTAAGTGGTTTACAAGAGATTTGTTGAATCGGCCTGGTAATCTCATTAGCATGTTTTTGGGAAGTTCATCCCTAGATATTTGGTTCACAaaagaaagtgatttttttattattttctttttaaggaaaaaagaaaacaaaaaaatatatttgtttattaaaaacagaaaacaatatttttttcatttttcatttcttccttttatttaatttttatttgtttatttatttattattactaataataaGACCGGCATGCAGCTGGGGTTTATATTCAGTGTATGTTTTGTAATGTCgtcaatattgtttttcaaaaaaaaattaaaaaaaaatattaaaaaatattttaatttttatattttttacatcaatacattaaaattattaaaaaatattaaaaaaaaacaataatacttTTCAAAACTCAAAGTCAAAAGTAACCGCCTCTCAAACAGGTGTTCATGCAACAAAAGAAATTGTGTTGCTATAATGTATGTTAtaatgtatgtatgtatttttttaattcaatataatatatatatgtaagaaaatatataatactgACATGATATACGTGGATATATATTTagtatttatcattttatcatttaatacattaatatatattaattttttatttcatgttgcataatatatgtgtaatattaataattttattatttaatacatatatatatacacacctctgatatatataatttttatttatgttgtataataaataatatccaGATAATAAATAGAGCTAGTATATAGTAGAaaccaaattaataaatacttgTTGTCGTTCCTaatagtattttaaattaaattaggtctTTTAACACAATTTCATCTAAAAACTTATGTTTTTGAACAAGTTTCAAATCAGTTACAAGTAATCATTCATCAAGTAAATTACTGAAAGCCTTGCAGACCACACATAAGATACACTATTTTCCATCCAGAAACCCGAGGTTTATATGCTCCGTTTgcaggttgaaaaaaaaaaaaaatagttgtaattattttttaaagtgtttttttaaaaatatatatataaataatatttttttattttttaaaaattatttttgaaatcagtatattaaaataatttaaaaatattaaaaatatattaattaaaaaaataaaaaattttaaaaatatttttaaaatacaccgCCAAACATGCCAGCATGCAAGTCTATGTGGCGCCTGAGGAATTTAGGTTTGGTGAACCTTGTTGTTTTCATCATTCGAACCGCGATACAATCCAAAAATTAATAGcaagaaaaacatgtttttgctgctttttatttttgaaaaagatgaATTATACCACGATCTTACACGAATACTTACTGCTAGTTTCGTATTGCGATTAAAgatgataatttaatatataataaatatttacctGACTCAATGTGAATAGGTAggaattttttaaacttgatagcgcagttttaaaacccggactGGCTTAGCAGGTCGATCTGAAACTCGGCTGACTCGAGCCTTGGACCGGTCCAGGTGGAGGCAAAAATCCACTTGAAAATTGGCCTGGTGAAATCAGGTCGATCTGGGACCCGAGCCACCCGGTCAAACTCGGTTAAGACCCggtctctttttttatatatatattaataaacgttaaacgacgtcgttttgaccGGCCTTTTAAGCAAAACGATGAAGAATAACGAAGCAAAATTGGGGATACATTGATCACAAAGCAAACCTAATTAACAAAAGATTCCATCACATCCAATGCAGCTGCAGTCTGGTGTAGAAGCTTCTGGCTCTCTTCTTTGCTCTTGCCAATTGGGATTTTTGCGTTTTGAATGATCGATTTGCCCATCAAAGTTGAAATGAAGGGAGCGAGTTGGTTAGAGAGGAAACTCCATTCCAAGGCTTTAAGGGTTTCGAGTTAGAGTGAGCGAGCTGGAGGAGTGAGTTTCGGTGAGTGTGAATCAAAGGGTTTTGTTAGGGCTTTGGTGGAGGATGGTGGTTTGGTGGTGAAGAAGAGAATCGAGGATTTTTGAATGATATGAAGTGATAGGAGAGTTCCATTAATGGAAGATTTTTGAGGGAGAGAAGGAAAGGGATGGGCTGTTTGGCATCAGcttatccttttcattttcagttAAGAAACTACTAAAACTAGCAAGCTGGAGGAATAAGTTTCGGTGAGTGTGAATCAAAGGGTTTTGTTATGGCTTAGGTGGAGAAGGGTGGTTTGGTGGTGAAGAAGAGAATCGGGGATTTTTTAATGGGTATGAAGTGATTGGAGAGTTCCATTAATAGAGGATTTTGTAGGGGGAGAAGGAAAGGGATGGGCTGTTTGGCATCAACTTATCcttttgggttgacccgggtcaacctaTCTGACCCGTGATCTGATTATTTGACCGGGTTGATGATCGGGttggatttcaaaactatgcttgatagataataaaaatgatatagaTATTATTAAACCTAACTCTAAATACTCTAAtctaatctaaaatatatatatatttatattatataaatatatttgcaaaaaatctagatttttttaatatatatatacacaccacACACACACCTTAATATTGACATGAAGGCGCGcgcgtgtgtatatatatatattatgtttttttattgattaataaataatactaGATAATAAATACTCaaaattttatctaaattttttatgcatgttttttattggttgatgatttatgaatatctaaattttttattcagtaaATAATGGGTAGAATAAAGATATCAAGAAACTCAACCCACAAATATCCATTACCATCTTCatgtatagtgttttttaaaaatatttttttgctaaaaaatacatgaaaattattgttttattttatttttttatgttagcatatttaatttataaaacattattaaaaaataataatttgatgtttttttaaaatacacttttaaaaaacaattaaaaactaatctacaacactaaaaaaaaaagagcacttAAACATGTATCCACAATTCCGAGATGAGACGGAAGGAGTTTTTCAAAATGTTCACTAGCTCCTTTAGGTTGGGttattgtagaaaaaaaaaatgtcttttaacCTAATGAAAGCCTTGATTTGAACTTTAAATGCATAGGTTCGTGTTAAACGTcaataaaagttgtttttattaaagTAAGTAAAAAAATTGTCATGTTAAATAGGTGTATGGCTTAGGTTATTACCGTGCTACTGTAAGTTAGACTAGGATTTTATTGATATAAAcattattaagataatttttaaaaaatattaaaataaaaaaatattaaatttaatcaaataaatacaatttagtCTGCCAAACCCATGATTCATCAATGAACC is a window encoding:
- the LOC133683196 gene encoding thioredoxin-like protein AAED1, chloroplastic yields the protein MAMISPIALLQVPSPTCLSSAKYAQFLSVTTTPTFSPKRTPLTLITTRSAKKPSRLIMGASASSFSADIGAVLSDVSIFTTAGQPVMFKDLWDQNEGIAVVALLRHFGCPCCWELASSLKESKEKFDSSGVKLIAIGIGTPDKARLLAERLPFPMDCLYADPERKAYDVLGLYYGLGRTFFNPASAKVFSRFDALQKAVKNYTIEATPDDRSGVLQQGGMFVFKGKQLLYARKDEGTGDHAPLDDIFEICCKVPVA